A window of the Polaribacter sp. HaHaR_3_91 genome harbors these coding sequences:
- a CDS encoding protein-disulfide reductase DsbD domain-containing protein — protein sequence MKKLTLLLTLLVFAIGNAQILEPLTWSTSVNKISDKEYELVAEADIETNWHLYSQYVPKEGPIPTTFSFKSSSNYLKKGNTKEAIGEIINDPVFNMEIKFFETKALFKQRILIKEKMPFSVYATVEFMVCDDTRCLPPSEEGLIFNIK from the coding sequence ATGAAAAAACTTACATTATTACTAACGTTATTAGTTTTTGCTATTGGTAACGCTCAGATTTTAGAACCTTTAACATGGTCTACATCTGTAAATAAAATATCAGATAAAGAATATGAATTAGTAGCCGAAGCAGACATAGAAACGAACTGGCATTTATATTCACAATATGTACCTAAAGAAGGGCCAATACCTACTACGTTTTCATTTAAAAGTAGTTCCAATTATTTAAAAAAAGGAAATACAAAGGAAGCGATAGGAGAAATTATAAATGATCCTGTTTTTAATATGGAAATTAAATTTTTTGAAACCAAAGCTTTATTTAAGCAACGCATTTTAATAAAAGAAAAAATGCCATTTAGTGTCTATGCTACTGTAGAGTTTATGGTTTGTGACGATACTAGGTGTTTGCCTCCAAGTGAAGAAGGTTTAATTTTTAATATCAAATAG
- a CDS encoding protein-disulfide reductase DsbD gives MKKLIFLYVLLTFTIGYSQILDPVTWSTSVEKISDTEYILVSKATIEEGWHLYAQTVPEDGPIPTTFIYDDSEGAFKILGNTSEEVGHTVDDPVFGMTIKFFEKTATFKQKITVEKEVATIDGFVEFMVCDDTRCLSPTEVELTFSLRGMSEKEAQVISYKSLSKNIPEESGQGLWGIFFIAFLSGLAALLTPCVFPMIPMTVSFFTKQSKTKAAGIKNAVTYGICIIVIYLLLGIAVTGIFGADALNALATNVWFNIFFFLLLVIFAVSFLGAFEIMLPNSWANKVDSQADRGGFIGIFFMALALAIVSFSCTGPIVGTLLVEAASKGGVAPVVGMFGFSLAIALPFALFAAFPGWLNSLPKSGGWLNTVKVFLGFLELALAFKFLSQADLVLQAHLLEREVFLAIWITIFGTLAFYLFGKIQLPHDSPLPHISIGRLSLGLVVLSFTIYMIPGLWGAPLNLISAFPPPLEYSESSYGVGYSRMGTSSVLSVNEGLPDGAHLLAPHDILAFNDYDKGLAYAKKIGKPVMIDFTGWACVNCRKMEQNVWPNPKVLNILKNEVVLISLYVDDKRPLEANEVTESKLRPGKQLKYIGQKWSELQTIRYKANSQPFYVLMDHNEENLLPPVGYMSNPEDYHSWLQTGIESFEK, from the coding sequence ATGAAAAAACTAATTTTTTTATACGTTTTATTAACCTTTACCATAGGTTATTCGCAAATTTTAGATCCAGTAACATGGAGTACTTCTGTTGAAAAAATATCAGATACCGAGTATATTTTAGTGTCAAAAGCGACCATAGAAGAGGGGTGGCATTTATATGCTCAAACAGTTCCAGAAGATGGTCCCATACCTACCACATTTATTTATGATGATAGTGAAGGGGCTTTTAAAATTTTAGGAAATACTTCTGAAGAAGTAGGGCACACTGTAGACGATCCTGTGTTTGGTATGACGATTAAATTCTTCGAAAAAACAGCAACGTTTAAACAAAAAATTACGGTTGAAAAAGAAGTTGCGACTATTGATGGTTTTGTGGAGTTTATGGTGTGTGATGATACTCGATGTTTATCGCCTACAGAGGTTGAGTTAACATTCAGTCTTCGAGGTATGTCCGAGAAAGAGGCACAGGTTATTTCATATAAATCTCTATCAAAAAACATCCCCGAAGAATCAGGACAAGGGTTGTGGGGTATATTTTTTATAGCCTTTTTATCAGGTTTAGCAGCTTTGTTAACACCATGTGTGTTTCCTATGATTCCGATGACAGTTAGTTTTTTTACTAAACAAAGTAAAACCAAAGCAGCAGGTATAAAAAATGCGGTTACTTATGGTATTTGTATCATTGTTATCTATTTGTTATTAGGTATCGCTGTAACTGGAATTTTTGGTGCAGATGCGTTAAATGCGCTAGCTACTAATGTTTGGTTTAATATTTTTTTCTTTTTATTATTGGTCATTTTTGCGGTGTCTTTTTTAGGAGCATTCGAAATTATGTTACCAAATTCATGGGCTAATAAAGTCGATTCACAAGCTGATCGGGGAGGCTTTATCGGTATTTTCTTTATGGCATTGGCTTTAGCTATTGTATCATTTTCTTGTACAGGTCCCATTGTTGGAACTTTATTAGTTGAAGCAGCTTCTAAAGGTGGGGTAGCGCCAGTGGTAGGTATGTTTGGGTTTTCATTAGCTATTGCCTTACCCTTTGCCCTTTTTGCTGCTTTTCCGGGTTGGTTAAATTCTTTGCCCAAATCAGGAGGTTGGTTAAACACTGTTAAAGTTTTTCTAGGTTTTTTAGAATTAGCATTAGCTTTCAAGTTTTTATCACAGGCCGATTTAGTTTTACAAGCTCATTTACTAGAACGTGAAGTGTTTTTAGCTATTTGGATTACAATTTTTGGAACTTTAGCATTTTATTTATTCGGAAAAATACAACTGCCACATGATTCACCATTACCTCATATTTCCATAGGGAGATTAAGTTTAGGGTTAGTTGTTTTATCATTTACTATTTATATGATACCTGGACTTTGGGGAGCTCCATTAAATTTAATAAGTGCTTTCCCTCCACCATTAGAATATAGTGAGTCGTCATACGGTGTTGGGTATTCTAGAATGGGGACATCTTCAGTTTTAAGTGTTAATGAAGGTTTACCAGATGGTGCACATTTATTAGCTCCTCATGATATTTTAGCCTTTAATGATTATGATAAAGGTTTAGCTTACGCTAAAAAAATAGGCAAACCTGTTATGATTGATTTTACAGGTTGGGCATGTGTAAATTGTCGAAAAATGGAACAAAACGTTTGGCCAAACCCAAAAGTTTTAAACATTCTTAAAAATGAGGTCGTTTTAATCTCATTATATGTAGATGATAAGCGCCCATTAGAAGCAAATGAAGTTACGGAGTCTAAACTAAGACCAGGTAAACAGTTAAAGTATATTGGTCAGAAATGGAGTGAATTACAAACCATTAGGTATAAAGCCAATTCACAGCCGTTTTATGTATTGATGGATCACAACGAAGAAAATTTATTACCTCCTGTTGGTTATATGTCTAATCCAGAAGATTATCATTCATGGCTTCAGACGGGAATTGAAAGCTTTGAGAAATAA
- the xylE gene encoding D-xylose transporter XylE — protein MGKSTNSGYLIKLTLVATLGGLLFGYDTGVISGTVGSLDSFFVIPKGLSETAASAFKGFLVSSALIGCIIGGVFGGVVSKKLGRKKGLILAAILFLISALGSAMPEMFIGTLGELDHTYSTIFIVYRIIGGIGVGLASMLSPLYIAEIAPAKSRGKLVSFNQLAIVGGFMVVYFVNYFISRSGGSDAWLNSVGWRWMFASEVIPAGLFLGLLFFVPDTPRSLMLRNKPEEALEVLVKVNGEEEGNRVLTEIEASMNEKTSGHILSFGWLVIIIGVLLSIFQQFVGINVVLYYAPEIFKTISSGTDSALLMTIIVGIVNFLFTIVAVKTVDKYGRKPLMIIGAAGMAVAMVSLGFVFYVGATGYFALFCMMLYVASFAMSWGPVTWVLLAEIFPNKIRGKALAIAVAAQWISNYLVSLTFPMMNDNSYLTGLFNHGFAYWVYGIMSVLAMLFIMKYVPETKGKTLEEMESLWKKK, from the coding sequence ATGGGGAAATCAACAAATTCAGGGTATCTTATTAAGTTAACATTAGTAGCCACTTTAGGCGGATTACTATTTGGTTATGATACCGGTGTAATTTCAGGAACTGTAGGTTCTCTAGATAGTTTTTTTGTAATTCCAAAAGGATTATCAGAAACAGCTGCAAGTGCTTTTAAAGGGTTTTTAGTGTCAAGTGCATTAATAGGTTGCATTATTGGTGGTGTTTTTGGAGGGGTAGTCAGTAAAAAATTAGGAAGAAAAAAAGGGTTAATCTTAGCCGCAATTTTGTTTTTAATTTCAGCTTTAGGTTCTGCAATGCCAGAAATGTTTATAGGTACTTTAGGTGAGTTAGACCATACATATTCAACCATATTTATTGTGTATAGAATTATTGGAGGTATTGGAGTTGGGTTAGCATCTATGTTATCACCACTATACATAGCAGAAATTGCACCTGCAAAAAGTAGAGGTAAGTTAGTTTCTTTTAATCAATTAGCCATTGTTGGTGGCTTTATGGTAGTTTATTTTGTAAACTATTTTATTTCTAGAAGTGGAGGTTCAGATGCTTGGTTAAATTCTGTTGGTTGGAGATGGATGTTTGCTTCAGAGGTAATACCTGCAGGCTTGTTTTTAGGACTTTTATTCTTTGTGCCAGATACACCTCGTTCTTTAATGTTGCGAAACAAACCAGAAGAAGCGTTAGAAGTTTTAGTAAAAGTAAATGGAGAAGAAGAAGGAAATAGAGTTTTGACAGAAATAGAAGCTTCTATGAACGAAAAAACTTCAGGCCATATCTTGTCTTTTGGTTGGTTGGTAATTATCATTGGAGTTTTACTTTCTATTTTTCAACAATTTGTAGGGATTAATGTGGTATTGTACTACGCACCAGAAATTTTCAAAACCATTTCATCAGGTACGGATAGTGCCTTGTTAATGACCATTATTGTAGGTATTGTAAACTTCTTATTTACTATTGTTGCTGTAAAAACAGTAGATAAATATGGTAGAAAACCGTTAATGATTATTGGAGCAGCAGGTATGGCAGTAGCTATGGTAAGCTTAGGTTTTGTGTTTTATGTAGGAGCAACAGGCTATTTTGCATTGTTTTGTATGATGTTGTATGTGGCAAGTTTTGCTATGAGTTGGGGGCCTGTAACTTGGGTTCTGTTAGCAGAGATTTTTCCTAATAAAATTAGAGGAAAAGCTTTGGCAATTGCGGTTGCAGCACAATGGATATCTAACTATTTAGTGTCTTTAACATTCCCAATGATGAATGATAATTCATACTTAACAGGGCTATTTAACCATGGTTTTGCGTATTGGGTATATGGTATTATGAGTGTTCTGGCAATGTTATTTATTATGAAATATGTTCCGGAAACAAAGGGTAAAACATTAGAAGAAATGGAAAGTCTTTGGAAAAAGAAATAA
- a CDS encoding serine protease produces MRISYLTGALMALALVSCGSINNIHDDFHLNSNTVKVTKPENSSVFLNNAMEKAKELLSENAYTPFEVLQKQKENKTEVKFKVSMYKSGDSKIKTGNEIYNYLKERTLYIGDSFLCTRCPNMHLSNASGFVINEDGIIVTNYHVIDVKGNLKSSAIFAIDDKGNVYSVAEVLSASKLNDIAVLQLDMQGKKLKALELAEKELIGEDVFMMGHPFEKTFFMSKGIVAREYLKGRTNMPKISITADFGTGASGGPVVNSYGQLIGVVSATSSHYTMGSKTNRDIQMVIKEVVPVSVLNNYIN; encoded by the coding sequence ATGAGAATTAGTTATTTAACAGGTGCTTTAATGGCACTAGCCTTGGTTAGTTGTGGATCGATTAATAATATACATGATGATTTCCATTTGAATAGTAATACCGTTAAGGTTACTAAACCAGAAAACAGTTCGGTGTTCCTTAATAACGCAATGGAAAAAGCAAAGGAACTATTAAGTGAAAATGCATACACACCCTTTGAGGTTTTACAAAAACAAAAGGAAAATAAAACTGAAGTGAAATTTAAAGTGTCTATGTATAAAAGTGGTGATTCTAAAATAAAAACAGGAAACGAAATATATAATTATTTAAAGGAGCGTACTTTATATATAGGAGATTCTTTTTTATGTACGAGATGTCCCAATATGCATTTAAGTAATGCGTCGGGGTTTGTTATAAACGAAGATGGTATAATCGTTACAAATTATCATGTAATTGATGTGAAAGGAAATTTAAAATCATCTGCTATTTTCGCAATTGATGATAAAGGTAATGTGTATTCTGTTGCTGAGGTTTTGTCTGCTAGTAAATTAAATGACATAGCTGTTCTGCAGTTAGATATGCAAGGAAAGAAACTAAAAGCTTTGGAGTTGGCAGAAAAAGAATTAATAGGAGAAGATGTGTTTATGATGGGACATCCTTTTGAAAAAACTTTTTTTATGTCTAAAGGTATAGTGGCTAGAGAATATCTTAAAGGTCGTACAAACATGCCTAAAATATCTATAACTGCAGATTTTGGTACAGGGGCAAGTGGAGGGCCTGTAGTTAATAGTTACGGACAATTAATAGGTGTTGTAAGTGCTACTTCTTCTCATTATACAATGGGGTCTAAAACAAATCGAGACATACAAATGGTTATAAAAGAAGTGGTACCAGTTAGTGTCTTAAATAACTACATTAATTAA
- a CDS encoding transketolase, producing the protein MNTKIDQQSADNIRALAVAMVEKANSGHPGGPMGGADFMHILYSEFFNFDPSDMTWAFRDRFFMDAGHLSTLMYAQYYLLGNYKKEDVANFRQWGSITPGHPEVDVARGIENTSGPLGQGHTMGVGAAIAAKFLKARFGNWMDHKVYGFISDGGVQEEISQGAGRIAGHLGLNNFIMFYDSNDIQLSTSTDEVTSEDTAMKYEAWGWKVVTIDGHNHDEIRKALKDANAETEKPTLIIGKTIMGKGCVSADDSIFEGECELHGQPIGATGADYAKTLLNLGANPESPFDIYEDVSVFYKELLERKIEEAKSKKVDISIWREANPELAIKLDFFLSGELPELDFEGIEHKAGLATRAASSGVLGYLAENVENMIVSSADLSNSDKTDGFLKKTHALKKGDFSGSFLQAGVAELTMSCIANGIALHGGIIPVVATFFVFSDYMKPAIRLSGIQELGVKYVWTHDAFRVGEDGPTHQPVEQEAQIRLLEKLKNHSGNPSFMALRPADSAETSVAWKMALENKNTPTGLILSRQGIKDLPTKGTSSRYKEALAAEKGGYLVKEVANPDVVLVANGSEVATLVAAAEILESENGLKVNIASVISEGVFRLQSKEYQQSVIPKNKPLFGLTAGLPVNLEGLVGDAGKVFGLDHFGYSAPATILDDKFGFTGEKVSQQVLEYLKTV; encoded by the coding sequence ATGAATACAAAAATAGACCAACAATCGGCTGACAATATTAGAGCTTTAGCGGTTGCAATGGTAGAAAAAGCAAACTCTGGGCATCCTGGAGGACCAATGGGAGGTGCAGATTTTATGCACATTCTATATTCAGAATTCTTTAATTTCGATCCGTCAGATATGACTTGGGCATTCAGAGATCGTTTTTTTATGGATGCTGGTCATTTATCAACTTTAATGTATGCGCAATACTATCTTTTAGGAAATTATAAAAAGGAAGATGTTGCTAATTTTAGACAATGGGGTTCAATTACTCCTGGGCATCCAGAAGTTGATGTTGCAAGAGGTATCGAAAACACATCTGGACCTTTAGGTCAGGGGCATACTATGGGAGTTGGTGCAGCTATTGCAGCAAAATTCTTAAAAGCTCGTTTTGGTAACTGGATGGATCATAAGGTATATGGTTTTATTTCTGATGGTGGAGTGCAAGAAGAAATATCTCAAGGAGCAGGAAGAATTGCAGGTCATTTAGGGTTGAACAATTTTATTATGTTCTACGATTCTAATGATATTCAATTATCTACATCAACAGATGAAGTTACTTCTGAAGATACAGCCATGAAGTATGAAGCTTGGGGTTGGAAAGTAGTAACTATTGATGGTCATAACCATGATGAAATAAGAAAAGCATTAAAAGACGCAAATGCCGAAACAGAAAAACCAACCTTAATTATTGGTAAAACCATCATGGGTAAAGGATGTGTTTCTGCAGATGATTCAATTTTTGAAGGTGAATGTGAATTACACGGTCAGCCAATTGGAGCAACAGGAGCAGATTATGCAAAAACCTTATTAAATTTAGGCGCAAATCCGGAAAGTCCTTTTGATATTTATGAAGATGTAAGTGTTTTTTATAAAGAATTATTAGAAAGAAAAATTGAAGAAGCTAAAAGTAAGAAAGTAGATATTTCTATTTGGAGAGAAGCAAATCCTGAATTAGCGATAAAATTAGATTTCTTTTTATCAGGAGAATTACCAGAATTAGATTTCGAAGGAATAGAACATAAAGCAGGATTGGCAACAAGAGCAGCTTCTTCTGGAGTTTTAGGGTATTTAGCTGAGAATGTAGAAAACATGATTGTTTCTTCTGCAGATTTATCAAATTCTGATAAAACAGACGGATTTTTAAAGAAAACACATGCGCTTAAAAAAGGAGATTTTAGCGGATCATTTTTACAAGCAGGTGTTGCAGAATTAACCATGTCTTGTATTGCAAACGGAATTGCATTACATGGTGGAATTATTCCTGTAGTAGCTACTTTCTTTGTATTTTCAGATTATATGAAACCAGCGATTCGTTTAAGCGGAATTCAAGAATTGGGAGTGAAATATGTGTGGACTCATGATGCATTTAGAGTTGGAGAAGATGGGCCAACACATCAACCAGTAGAACAAGAAGCACAAATTCGTTTGTTAGAAAAATTGAAAAACCATAGTGGAAATCCAAGTTTTATGGCTTTACGTCCTGCTGATTCTGCAGAAACAAGTGTAGCTTGGAAAATGGCTTTAGAAAATAAAAATACACCAACAGGTTTAATTTTATCAAGACAAGGCATTAAAGATTTACCAACCAAAGGAACGTCATCAAGATATAAAGAAGCTTTAGCAGCAGAAAAAGGTGGTTATTTGGTAAAAGAAGTAGCAAACCCAGATGTTGTTTTAGTTGCAAATGGATCTGAAGTAGCAACATTAGTAGCTGCAGCAGAAATTTTAGAATCAGAAAACGGATTGAAAGTAAATATTGCTTCTGTAATTTCTGAAGGAGTGTTTAGGTTACAATCTAAGGAATATCAACAAAGTGTTATACCTAAAAATAAACCATTATTCGGCTTAACTGCAGGTTTACCAGTAAACTTAGAAGGTTTGGTTGGTGATGCAGGTAAAGTGTTCGGATTGGATCATTTTGGATATTCTGCACCAGCAACAATCTTAGATGATAAATTTGGATTTACAGGAGAAAAAGTAAGCCAACAAGTATTAGAATATTTAAAAACAGTATAA
- a CDS encoding Arm DNA-binding domain-containing protein produces MKAVLIKKVNSQKLYPISLRIIKDRKATFIFIGQYIKQIDRDNKNCAVKKSHPDFLYSN; encoded by the coding sequence ATTAAAGCAGTTTTAATAAAAAAAGTAAATTCTCAAAAATTATATCCTATTTCACTCAGGATTATAAAGGATAGAAAAGCTACTTTTATTTTTATTGGTCAATATATAAAACAAATTGACAGGGATAATAAAAATTGTGCTGTTAAAAAGTCTCACCCTGATTTTTTATATAGCAATTAA
- a CDS encoding xylulokinase, with the protein MYYLGLDIGSSSIKAALVEVETGKSLGVVQEPKEEMGMFAQKNGWAEQKPNDWWMHICNAITKLKKEYNISRTQIKGIGISYQMHGLVLVDKKGNPLRKSIIWCDSRAVAIGNNAFNKIGEEKCASHLLNSPANFTASKLKWVQENEPDIYSQIHKFMLPGDYVAYKFSNKINTTISGLSEGIFWDFKENTIADFLLTHYGINKNLVPDIVDTFGIQSLVDEKGEAESGIAAGTPIFYRAGDQPNNALSLNVFNPGEVAATGGTSGVVYAVTESLSGKESTRVNNFAHVNYTKSNPIIGKLLNINGAGIQYRWLLNNLAVDSYEEMNILASEIPVGSDGVCLIPFGNGAERMLNNKEIGTRIVNMNLNNHHKGHMCRAALEGIAFSFVYGMEIMKSDGIKPSVIRAGNDNLFRSEIFANTVATLIEQEIEIYNTTGAIGAARAANLHKGDFEAFGKVIMDNDHVMTFMPFKDQKPYLEAYNNWKKELELVLKNQ; encoded by the coding sequence TTGTATTATTTAGGATTAGATATTGGGAGTTCTTCTATAAAAGCGGCTTTGGTAGAAGTAGAAACGGGAAAGAGTTTAGGAGTTGTACAAGAACCTAAAGAAGAAATGGGGATGTTTGCTCAAAAAAATGGTTGGGCAGAACAAAAACCAAACGACTGGTGGATGCATATTTGCAATGCAATTACAAAGCTAAAAAAAGAATACAATATAAGTAGAACTCAAATTAAAGGGATTGGTATTTCGTATCAAATGCACGGTTTGGTTTTAGTAGATAAAAAAGGAAATCCACTTCGTAAAAGTATTATTTGGTGCGATAGTAGAGCCGTTGCAATAGGAAACAATGCTTTTAATAAGATTGGCGAAGAAAAATGTGCTTCACATTTATTAAACTCACCAGCAAATTTTACCGCATCTAAATTAAAATGGGTACAAGAAAATGAACCAGATATCTACAGTCAGATTCATAAATTTATGTTGCCTGGAGATTATGTAGCTTATAAATTTTCAAACAAAATAAATACCACTATTTCTGGTTTATCAGAAGGTATTTTTTGGGATTTCAAAGAAAACACAATTGCAGATTTTCTTTTAACACATTATGGTATCAATAAAAATTTGGTACCAGATATCGTAGACACCTTTGGTATTCAATCTTTAGTAGATGAAAAAGGAGAAGCAGAAAGCGGAATCGCTGCTGGGACTCCAATTTTTTATAGAGCAGGAGATCAACCAAATAATGCATTGTCATTAAATGTATTTAATCCAGGCGAAGTTGCTGCAACAGGTGGTACATCTGGTGTTGTATATGCAGTTACAGAAAGTTTATCAGGAAAAGAAAGCACACGTGTAAATAATTTTGCACACGTAAATTATACAAAATCCAATCCAATAATCGGGAAACTTTTAAATATCAACGGAGCCGGAATTCAGTACCGTTGGTTGTTAAATAACCTGGCAGTAGACTCTTATGAAGAGATGAATATTTTAGCCTCAGAAATTCCTGTTGGTTCAGATGGCGTTTGCTTAATTCCTTTTGGTAACGGAGCAGAGCGTATGCTAAACAATAAAGAAATTGGTACCCGAATTGTAAACATGAACCTAAATAACCATCACAAAGGGCATATGTGTAGAGCTGCCTTAGAAGGTATTGCTTTTTCATTTGTGTACGGTATGGAAATCATGAAATCAGACGGAATTAAGCCTAGCGTTATTAGAGCAGGAAACGACAATTTATTCCGTTCAGAAATATTTGCAAACACGGTAGCAACCTTAATAGAGCAAGAAATTGAAATCTATAATACAACCGGAGCTATTGGTGCGGCAAGAGCAGCAAATTTACACAAAGGCGATTTCGAAGCTTTCGGAAAAGTAATTATGGACAATGACCATGTTATGACTTTTATGCCTTTTAAAGACCAAAAACCTTATTTAGAGGCTTATAACAACTGGAAAAAAGAATTAGAACTTGTTTTAAAAAATCAATAA
- the xylA gene encoding xylose isomerase, protein MANKEYFKGINKIQFEGKESDNPMAFKYYNPEQVVAGKKMKEWFKFSIAYWHTFCGQGGDPFGPGTQSFGWDKSTDAVQAAKDKADAAFEFINKIGFDYFCFHDYDLIQEGATFAESEARLNAITDYIKGKQAESGVKLLWGTANCFSNPRYMNGASTNPDFDVVARAGGQVKLALDATIKLGGENYVFWGGREGYMSLLNTDMGRELDHMGQFLTMARDYARAQGFKGSFFIEPKPMEPMKHQYDFDSATAIGFLKEYGLDKDFKMNIEVNHATLAQHTMQHEMAVAAKAGMLGSIDANRGDYQNGWDTDQFPNNIQEVTEAMLVFLEAGGLQGGGVNFDAKIRRNSTDMDDVFHAHIGGADTFARALITADKIMTSSSYNSLREKRYSSFDAGKGKDFEAGKLELKDLYNIAQENGELTLQSGKQELFENIINQHI, encoded by the coding sequence ATGGCAAATAAAGAATATTTTAAAGGAATCAACAAAATTCAATTCGAAGGTAAAGAGTCAGACAATCCAATGGCTTTTAAATACTACAATCCAGAACAAGTAGTAGCAGGTAAAAAGATGAAAGAATGGTTTAAATTCTCAATCGCTTATTGGCATACATTCTGTGGTCAAGGAGGAGATCCTTTTGGTCCAGGAACACAAAGTTTTGGTTGGGATAAATCTACAGACGCAGTACAAGCAGCAAAAGACAAAGCAGATGCCGCTTTTGAATTTATCAACAAAATAGGTTTTGATTATTTCTGTTTTCACGATTACGATTTAATTCAAGAAGGCGCAACCTTTGCAGAATCTGAAGCAAGATTAAATGCCATTACAGATTACATAAAAGGGAAACAAGCAGAAAGTGGTGTAAAATTATTATGGGGAACAGCCAACTGTTTTTCGAATCCACGTTATATGAATGGAGCTTCTACAAATCCAGATTTTGATGTAGTTGCCAGAGCAGGAGGTCAGGTTAAATTGGCTTTAGATGCTACTATTAAATTAGGTGGAGAGAATTATGTTTTTTGGGGAGGTAGAGAAGGTTACATGTCTTTATTAAACACAGATATGGGACGTGAGTTAGACCACATGGGGCAGTTTTTAACCATGGCAAGAGATTATGCTAGAGCACAAGGTTTTAAAGGATCTTTCTTTATTGAGCCTAAACCAATGGAGCCAATGAAACATCAATATGACTTTGATTCTGCAACTGCAATCGGATTCTTAAAAGAATATGGTTTAGACAAAGATTTTAAAATGAATATTGAGGTTAACCACGCAACTTTAGCACAACACACTATGCAGCACGAAATGGCTGTTGCTGCCAAAGCAGGCATGTTAGGAAGTATAGATGCAAACAGAGGAGATTACCAAAATGGTTGGGATACAGACCAGTTTCCAAACAACATACAAGAAGTTACAGAAGCAATGTTAGTTTTCTTAGAAGCAGGAGGTTTACAGGGTGGTGGCGTTAATTTTGATGCAAAAATCAGAAGAAATTCTACGGATATGGACGATGTTTTTCACGCACATATTGGTGGAGCAGATACATTTGCAAGAGCATTAATTACTGCAGATAAAATTATGACTTCTTCTTCTTATAATTCTTTAAGAGAAAAAAGATATAGTTCTTTTGATGCAGGAAAAGGAAAGGATTTTGAAGCAGGGAAATTAGAATTAAAAGACCTATACAACATTGCGCAAGAAAATGGGGAATTAACATTACAAAGTGGTAAACAAGAGTTGTTTGAGAATATTATCAATCAACATATATAA